A genomic region of Serratia fonticola contains the following coding sequences:
- a CDS encoding glycine zipper 2TM domain-containing protein, which produces MNKSMLAGVGIGIAAALGIAAVASLDVFTSGPQYAQVLAATPIKETIKTPRQECRNVTVTHRAPVQDENRIAGSVLGAVAGGVIGHQFGGGRGRDVATVVGALGGGYAGNQVQGAMQNNDTTTSTQQRCRTVYDKSQKMLGYDVTYKIGNQQGKIRMDHDPGTQIPLDKSGQLVLNKA; this is translated from the coding sequence GTGAACAAGTCAATGTTAGCCGGTGTTGGGATTGGTATTGCAGCCGCTCTGGGGATTGCTGCGGTTGCTAGTCTGGACGTATTCACTTCCGGTCCACAATATGCGCAGGTTCTCGCCGCAACACCGATCAAAGAAACTATCAAGACCCCGCGTCAGGAGTGCCGAAACGTCACCGTAACGCATCGTGCTCCGGTGCAGGATGAAAATCGTATTGCCGGTTCCGTATTGGGTGCCGTAGCCGGTGGCGTGATTGGCCACCAGTTTGGCGGTGGTCGGGGGCGTGATGTCGCGACCGTGGTGGGGGCACTGGGTGGGGGCTATGCTGGTAACCAGGTTCAGGGGGCCATGCAGAATAACGACACCACCACCAGTACTCAGCAGCGTTGCAGGACGGTATACGACAAATCGCAGAAAATGCTGGGTTATGACGTGACCTACAAGATTGGCAATCAGCAGGGTAAAATCCGCATGGATCACGATCCTGGTACCCAGATCCCGCTGGACAAAAGTGGCCAGTTGGTTCTGAACAAAGCCTGA